In a genomic window of Amyelois transitella isolate CPQ chromosome 29, ilAmyTran1.1, whole genome shotgun sequence:
- the LOC106132241 gene encoding LIM and SH3 domain protein Lasp isoform X2, with protein sequence MNKTCARCEKTVYPTEELKCLDKVWHKGCFKCQECGMTLNMRTYKGYGKLPYCEAHVPKAKHTTMAETPELKRIAENTKIQSNVKYHADFEKSKGKFTQVADDPETLRIKANTKIISNVAYHGDLEKKAQMEKQRQINENGELVGSHQSQQQQGRQIGRVTDMDPLAAEQPPTNHQSNQQVVFVAMYDYEANDSDEVSFREGDYISNVTAIDEGWMTGQVLRTGHTGMLPANYVERVKPNNY encoded by the exons GTGTGGCATAAAGGCTGCTTCAAGTGCCAAGAATGCGGTATGACACTGAACATGAGGACGTACAAGGGATACGGGAAACTTCCTTATTGCGAAGC GCATGTTCCGAAAGCGAAGCACACCACAATGGCGGAGACGCCGGAACTGAAACGGATAGCGGAGAATACGAAGATTCAGAGCAACGTCAAATACCACGCGGACTTTGAGAAAAGCAAGGGCAAATTCACACAG GTGGCAGATGATCCAGAAACACTGAGAATCAAAGCCAACACCAAGATCATAAGCAACGTCGCGTACCACGGCGACCTGGAGAAGAAGGCGCAGATGGAGAAACAGAGGCAGATCAACGAGAACGGAGAGCTTGTTG GATCTCACCAATCCCAACAGCAGCAGGGCCGGCAGATCGGCCGCGTCACCGACATGGATCCGCTGGCTGCGGAACAGCCGCCCACCAATCATCAGTCCAACCAGCAG gtTGTGTTCGTAGCAATGTATGATTACGAGGCGAACGACAGTGACgaa GTATCATTCCGCGAAGGAGACTACATATCAAACGTGACTGCGATTGACGAGGGCTGGATGACCGGCCAGGTCTTGCGCACGGGCCATACTGGAATGTTACCAGCCAACTACGTTGAGAGAGTCAAACCGAATaactactaa
- the LOC106132241 gene encoding LIM and SH3 domain protein Lasp isoform X1: MNKTCARCEKTVYPTEELKCLDKVWHKGCFKCQECGMTLNMRTYKGYGKLPYCEAHVPKAKHTTMAETPELKRIAENTKIQSNVKYHADFEKSKGKFTQVADDPETLRIKANTKIISNVAYHGDLEKKAQMEKQRQINENGELVDVPTDYQHQIESYATEMLPPAPPSLPQKNHYQTPAQAPQPHTQPQNQSNHQSQTHHHQSQTHHHQSQTHHHQSQTHHHQSQTHHQNQSHQQPRQYQNQYKNHEEYNQNQYQYDEYQNQYGYGYQNYQTAQPKIGRIQDYDPVSDGPRMPPNTQRSSATLIYNSTGGKRGSHQSQQQQGRQIGRVTDMDPLAAEQPPTNHQSNQQVVFVAMYDYEANDSDEVSFREGDYISNVTAIDEGWMTGQVLRTGHTGMLPANYVERVKPNNY, encoded by the exons GTGTGGCATAAAGGCTGCTTCAAGTGCCAAGAATGCGGTATGACACTGAACATGAGGACGTACAAGGGATACGGGAAACTTCCTTATTGCGAAGC GCATGTTCCGAAAGCGAAGCACACCACAATGGCGGAGACGCCGGAACTGAAACGGATAGCGGAGAATACGAAGATTCAGAGCAACGTCAAATACCACGCGGACTTTGAGAAAAGCAAGGGCAAATTCACACAG GTGGCAGATGATCCAGAAACACTGAGAATCAAAGCCAACACCAAGATCATAAGCAACGTCGCGTACCACGGCGACCTGGAGAAGAAGGCGCAGATGGAGAAACAGAGGCAGATCAACGAGAACGGAGAGCTTGTTG ATGTGCCAACCGACTACCAACATCAAATCGAGAGTTACGCCACGGAGATGCTACCACCAGCGCCGCCGAGCTTGCCCCAAAAGAACCACTACCAGACCCCCGCCCAGGCACCACAGCCACACACCCAACCGCAGAACCAATCAAACCACCAGAGCCAAACTCACCACCACCAGAGCCAAACTCACCACCATCAGAGCCAAACTCACCACCACCAGAGCCAAACTCACCACCATCAGAGCCAAACTCACCACCAGAACCAGAGCCACCAGCAGCCCCGTCAATACCAGAACCAGTACAAGAACCACGAAGAGTACAACCAAAACCAATACCAATATGACGAGTATCAGAATCAGTACGGATACGGGTATCAGAATTATCAAACTGCTCAGCCGAAGATAGGCAGGATTCAGGATTACGATCCGGTGAGCGATGGGCCCAGGATGCCTCCTAACACTCAAAGGTCGTCCGCTACACTCATCTATAATAGCACCGGTGGAAAGAGAG GATCTCACCAATCCCAACAGCAGCAGGGCCGGCAGATCGGCCGCGTCACCGACATGGATCCGCTGGCTGCGGAACAGCCGCCCACCAATCATCAGTCCAACCAGCAG gtTGTGTTCGTAGCAATGTATGATTACGAGGCGAACGACAGTGACgaa GTATCATTCCGCGAAGGAGACTACATATCAAACGTGACTGCGATTGACGAGGGCTGGATGACCGGCCAGGTCTTGCGCACGGGCCATACTGGAATGTTACCAGCCAACTACGTTGAGAGAGTCAAACCGAATaactactaa
- the LOC106132242 gene encoding histone H3-like yields the protein MARTKQTARKSTGGKAPRKQLATKAVRKSAPATGGVKKPHRYRPGTVALREIRRYQKSTELLIRKLPFQRLVREIAQDHKTDLRFQSSAVMALQEASESYLVGLFEDTNLCAIHAKRVTIMPKDVQLARRVRGERA from the coding sequence atggcGCGGACGAAGCAAACCGCTCGCAAATCAACAGGCGGGAAAGCGCCGAGGAAGCAGTTAGCTACTAAAGCTGTTAGAAAGAGCGCCCCAGCGACCGGGGGGGTCAAGAAACCCCACAGGTACCGTCCCGGCACCGTCGCGTTGAGAGAAATAAGGAGATACCAGAAGAGCACAGAGTTACTGATAAGGAAACTGCCGTTCCAGCGGCTGGTGAGAGAAATCGCGCAGGACCACAAGACAGATTTGAGGTTTCAGAGTTCGGCCGTAATGGCGCTGCAGGAGGCCAGCGAGTCGTATTTGGTGGGCCTGTTTGAGGACACCAACTTGTGCGCGATACACGCCAAGAGAGTTACGATCATGCCGAAGGATGTACAGCTTGCGAGAAGGGTCAGGGGCGAGCGCGCGTAA
- the LOC106132229 gene encoding late histone H2B.L4-like has product MAPTKVPKKPLESIEKVELTKKIKKMKKKKKDYDSFNSYIYKVLRSVAPENIRISRKSMLIMNNAVNDLLERFAVEAGRLVAHGKKTTMGSREIQTAVRLLLPGELAKHANLEALKAVTLYHNSVDKPLAK; this is encoded by the coding sequence ATGGCACCAACCAAAGTACCAAAAAAGCCTTTAGAATCAATCGAGAAGGTTGAACTGacgaagaaaattaaaaaaatgaagaagaagaagaaagattACGACAGCTTCAACAGCTACATTTACAAGGTGCTTCGTAGCGTCGCTCCAGAAAACATAAGGATATCGAGGAAATCTATGTTGATAATGAATAACGCGGTGAACGACCTGCTGGAGCGGTTCGCTGTGGAGGCGGGGAGGCTGGTGGCGCACGGCAAGAAGACGACCATGGGAAGCCGGGAGATACAGACAGCTGTGAGACTGTTATTACCGGGGGAGCTCGCCAAACACGCGAACTTGGAGGCGCTGAAGGCGGTCACGTTATATCACAATAGTGTAGACAAACCTCTCGCCAAATAG
- the LOC106132231 gene encoding guanine nucleotide-binding protein G(f) subunit alpha: MRFLVPCVQKRDEEGVNSRQIDREIKNWIKSYNDAIKLLLLGTGESGKTTIIKQMKILHVQGFSASDRTEKVMHIRHNVHESIYDIVRNMSALSIPLQSPKNVQAQQYILKCGPEGPPDYTEEYFDFVRKLWADNGVRECFRRSNEYQLIDSAEYFLDRIDLLEKPDYVPSDADILRCRQKTTGIQKIEFKVKVPKSMQGGVQDFWMFDVGGQRGERKKWIQVFEGIHAIWFLVACSDFDQTLREDTTQNRLKEALVLFQDVWLSRFLLEAGLIVFLNKQDLLQNKIAQGRSISTYFPEYDSFQAPGDEYNKTKLFIRSMFVDITKRKRERKPQSSAESFVIQEVSQPRECYFHYTTATDTDNVRTVFKDVHQMILTNILTNIGVY, translated from the exons ATGCGGTTCTTAGTGCCCTGCGTCCAAAAAAGGGATGAGGAAGGAGTTAATTCCAGGCAGATAGACAGGGAAATCAAGAATTGGATAAAATCCTACAATgat gCCATCAAGCTACTCCTCTTGGGGACAGGGGAGAGCGGGAAGActacaattataaaacaaatgaaaatattgcaCGTACAGGGATTCTCTGCGAG cgACCGGACCGAGAAAGTTATGCACATTAGACACAACGTGCACGAGTCTATCTACGACATTGTCCGCAACATGAGCGCCCTCAGCATCCCACTGCAGAGCCCTAAGAATGTGCAAGCGCAGCAGTACATACTTAAATGTGGGCCGGAAGGACCGCCGGACTATACtgag GAATATTTCGATTTCGTCAGGAAATTATGGGCAGACAACGGAGTGAGGGAATGTTTTAGGAGGTCAAACGAATACCAACTCATTGACAGTGCCGAATA ttttttggaCCGAATAGACTTACTGGAGAAACCGGATTACGTGCCGTCTGATGCCGACATTCTGAGATGTCGTCAGAAAACAACTGGAATTCAGAAAATTGAGTTCAAAGTCAAG GTACCGAAGTCAATGCAAGGTGGCGTTCAAGATTTCTGGATGTTCGACGTTGGCGGACAGAGGGGGGAGAGGAAGAAATGGATACAG GTGTTCGAGGGCATCCACGCGATTTGGTTTCTAGTGGCATGCAGCGACTTCGACCAGACTCTCAGGGAGGACACCACCCAGAACCGCCTGAAGGAGGCGCTGGTGCTGTTCCAGGATGTGTGGCTCAGCAG GTTCCTCCTAGAAGCTGGACTCATAGTATTCCTGAACAAGCAGGATCTTCTGCAGAACAAGATAGCCCAGGGTCGCAGCATCAGCACTTATTTCCCGGAGTATGACAGTTTCCAGGCGCCAGGAGACGAGTACAATAAGACTAAACTGTTCATACGAAGCATGTTTGTT GATATAACGAAAAGGAAAAGGGAACGCAAGCCGCAGTCTTCAGCGGAGAGTTTCGTGATTCAGGAAGTGAGCCAACCTCGGGAGTGTTATTTCCATTACACAACGGCGACTGATACGGACAACGTCAGGACGGTGTTCAAAGACGTGCACCAGATGATTCTGACCAATATTCTGACTAACATCGGTGTTTATTGA
- the LOC106131195 gene encoding histone H4 encodes MTGRGKGGKGLGKGGAKRHRKVLRDNIQGITKPAIRRLARRGGVKRISGLIYEETRGVLKVFLENVIRDAVTYTEHAKRKTVTAMDVVYALKRQGRTLYGFGG; translated from the coding sequence atgacAGGTCGCGGAAAAGGCGGGAAAGGTTTAGGAAAGGGTGGGGCTAAAAGACACAGGAAAGTGTTGCGCGACAACATCCAGGGTATTACTAAACCGGCTATCAGAAGATTGGCGCGACGTGGCGGGGTGAAAAGGATTTCTGGTTTAATATACGAGGAGACCAGAGGAGTTTTAAAAGTGTTTTTGGAAAATGTCATTCGCGACGCAGTTACGTACACGGAACACGCCAAAAGGAAGACCGTTACGGCAATGGATGTAGTGTACGCTTTGAAGCGGCAAGGGCGGACGTTGTACGGTTTCGGCGGATGA
- the LOC132903739 gene encoding histone H2A, sperm-like, translating to MSRPTIMKKASKTRSSRAGLHFPVGRIHKILRKGNFAPRIGGGAPIYLAAVLEYLAAEILELAADAAKDNNKTRVIPRHILLAIRNDDELSKMLTGVIVSQGGVLPSIQPQLLPKKTLKAATAS from the coding sequence ATGTCTCGCCCGACAATTATGAAGAAGGCGAGCAAAACCCGTTCCTCCAGAGCTGGTCTGCACTTCCCCGTGGGAAGAATCCATAAGATCTTGAGAAAAGGGAATTTCGCGCCTCGAATCGGCGGAGGAGCCCCGATATATCTCGCAGCGGTCTTGGAGTACCTCGCAGCGGAAATATTAGAGTTAGCAGCCGATGCCgcaaaagataataataagacCAGAGTAATTCCAAGGCATATTTTATTGGCGATAAGAAATGACGATGAATTGAGTAAGATGTTGACGGGCGTGATAGTGTCACAAGGAGGAGTGTTGCCATCTATCCAACCTCAATTACTACCAAAGAAGACCCTGAAGGCTGCGACTGCGAGTTGA